The following coding sequences are from one Rhipicephalus microplus isolate Deutch F79 chromosome 3, USDA_Rmic, whole genome shotgun sequence window:
- the LOC142802981 gene encoding uncharacterized protein LOC142802981, with protein sequence MSLRRLELMACVIGARLAEYVWSEPSLQLASGHIWTDFFVALHCIRGKTRNRDLFISIRVAEICKITKPDSWAHCSSSENPADLLTHGVSAKVFLESDKWLENASPDIRHPILLPAELKLTTLIVQAAHARTLHGGI encoded by the exons ATGTCCCTACGTCGACTGGAGCTGATGGCCTGCGTTATTGGAGCACGGCTAGCTGAGTACGTATGGTCCGAGCCATCTCTCCAGCTGGCATCCGGTCACATTTGGACCGACTTCTTCGTCGCCCTTCACTGTATCCGAGGTAAAACAAGGAATCGAGATCTTTTCATCAGCATTCGTGTGGCCGAGATATGCAAGATCACCAAGCCCGACAGCTGGGCGCATTGCAGCAGCAGCGAGAATCCTGCCGATCTACTCACCCACGGCGTCTCCGCAAAGGTGTTCTTGGAGTCGGATAAATG GCTCGAGAACGCCAGCCCTGACATCCGGCATCCCATTCTGTTGCCCGCAGAACTCAAGTTGACCACGCTGATTGTGCAAGCTGCTCATGCCCGCACTCTTCATGGTGGCATCTAA